The proteins below are encoded in one region of Winogradskyella helgolandensis:
- a CDS encoding DEAD/DEAH box helicase, with product MASFSELGIHKNYIKGLKELNIINPTEIQETVIPTLLKSKTDLIGLAQTGTGKTAAFGLPVLHAIDTNNSDVQALIIAPTRELVQQIQKQLFRFTKYIDQKIFSEGVYGGEKIDRQIKNLTRTTHIVVATPGRLLDLVERGAVDISNVKILVLDEADEMLSMGFKEDLTKILQYNTKKRNTWLFSATMPDEIKNIVKNYMAKDAIRVEVNKNTLVNENISHHFIHTSIKDKVNLITRILDSRQDERGIIFCKTKAGTQALAHQLQKEGFAVGALEGDMQQKERDKVMRAFKNESLQVLISTDVSARGIDVNNLAFILHHQLPEHLEYYTHRSGRTARAGKTGQSIALIIPGEMQKVLDLQKALGISFKEISL from the coding sequence ATGGCATCATTTTCAGAATTAGGAATACATAAGAATTATATCAAAGGCTTAAAAGAGCTTAATATTATAAATCCAACCGAAATACAAGAAACCGTTATTCCTACATTATTAAAATCGAAAACAGATTTAATAGGCTTAGCGCAAACAGGAACAGGGAAAACGGCGGCTTTTGGCTTACCTGTTTTACATGCTATTGACACGAATAATTCTGATGTACAAGCCTTAATTATTGCTCCAACACGAGAATTGGTGCAACAAATACAAAAGCAACTCTTCCGATTTACGAAGTATATAGATCAGAAGATTTTCTCTGAAGGGGTTTATGGTGGTGAAAAGATTGACCGTCAGATTAAAAACCTAACCAGAACAACGCATATTGTAGTGGCTACACCAGGACGTTTACTCGATTTAGTTGAACGTGGTGCAGTAGATATTTCAAACGTAAAAATCTTAGTTTTAGATGAAGCCGATGAAATGCTAAGTATGGGTTTTAAAGAAGACTTAACCAAGATCTTACAATACAATACTAAGAAAAGAAACACCTGGTTGTTTTCTGCAACAATGCCAGACGAAATTAAAAACATTGTTAAAAACTACATGGCTAAAGATGCGATTCGTGTTGAAGTGAACAAAAATACTTTGGTCAACGAAAACATTTCACATCACTTTATTCATACCTCTATTAAAGACAAAGTGAATTTGATTACCCGCATCCTAGACAGTCGTCAAGATGAAAGAGGTATCATTTTCTGTAAAACAAAGGCTGGCACACAGGCTTTGGCACATCAATTACAAAAAGAAGGTTTTGCTGTCGGCGCTTTAGAAGGTGACATGCAACAAAAGGAACGTGATAAAGTAATGCGTGCTTTTAAAAATGAAAGTTTACAAGTTTTAATTTCTACAGATGTTTCTGCACGCGGTATTGATGTTAATAATCTGGCTTTTATATTACACCACCAATTACCAGAACACTTAGAGTATTATACCCATAGAAGTGGAAGAACTGCAAGAGCTGGTAAAACAGGTCAATCTATTGCATTAATCATCCCTGGGGAGATGCAAAAGGTGTTGGATCTTCAGAAGGCTTTAGGGATAAGCTTTAAAGAAATTTCTCTTTAA
- a CDS encoding SDR family NAD(P)-dependent oxidoreductase, which produces MSNDNSDKSEDISINEIEKCIAILERLVTDTDQIFEIPKPQRTALIKASGQLSRPSREEFSRRKKDAKKAEKRKKAARDKNARKVTGIRSAREAHIFVAPKLLPEADLKAKEQLELESPRNCYVCKTLFTKLHHFYDTMCEECGDFNYAKRFQTADVKGQVAVITGSRLKIGYHITLMLLRGGATVIATTRFPVDSALRFSKEEDFTEWGHRLKIHGLDLRHIPSVEIFCNFIEQRYEKLDILINNAAQTVRRPAGFYSHLMPNEERPIEELPKFARDLLNDHSECLTELQQLTSTASPNKNMPVTWHGPEPGIGLRSSAKLSQIPYSFDNTLVSQEVFPEGKLDADLQQVDLRKTNSWRLKLGEIETTEMIEVQLVNSVAPFVLCNRLSEVMKKDHTGQKHIINVSAMEGKFHSFFKEDRHPHTNMAKAALNMLTHTAAGSLAKEGIYMNAVDTGWVTDEDPAELAKRKQDLHDFQPPLDIVDGAARVMDPLFDGINTGKHWSGKFLKDYRPISW; this is translated from the coding sequence ATGAGTAACGATAATTCCGATAAATCAGAAGATATCTCTATAAACGAGATTGAAAAATGTATTGCCATTTTAGAACGGTTAGTTACTGATACAGATCAAATATTCGAAATCCCAAAGCCACAGCGAACCGCTTTAATTAAAGCTTCAGGACAATTATCGCGTCCTAGTCGTGAGGAATTTTCGCGTCGCAAGAAGGATGCTAAAAAAGCTGAAAAGCGAAAGAAAGCGGCTAGAGATAAAAATGCGAGAAAAGTAACAGGAATTCGAAGCGCAAGAGAAGCACATATTTTTGTAGCGCCTAAATTATTACCAGAAGCCGATCTAAAAGCCAAAGAACAATTAGAGTTAGAATCTCCAAGAAACTGCTACGTTTGTAAAACATTATTCACAAAATTGCATCATTTTTATGATACCATGTGTGAAGAATGTGGTGATTTTAATTATGCTAAACGTTTTCAAACGGCTGATGTTAAAGGTCAAGTGGCTGTCATCACAGGGTCTCGATTAAAGATTGGTTATCATATCACTCTTATGTTATTACGTGGAGGAGCTACGGTTATCGCGACTACGCGTTTTCCTGTCGATTCTGCGTTGCGTTTTTCTAAAGAAGAAGATTTTACAGAATGGGGACATCGCTTAAAAATTCATGGACTTGATTTAAGACATATCCCAAGTGTAGAAATCTTCTGTAATTTTATAGAACAACGTTACGAAAAGCTTGATATCCTTATCAATAATGCCGCACAAACGGTAAGACGTCCAGCTGGTTTTTATAGCCATTTAATGCCAAACGAAGAACGACCAATAGAAGAGTTGCCTAAGTTTGCACGCGATTTACTAAACGATCACTCAGAATGTCTAACAGAGTTACAACAGTTAACGTCTACCGCATCTCCGAATAAAAATATGCCTGTAACTTGGCATGGACCTGAACCAGGAATTGGATTACGTTCATCAGCTAAATTATCACAGATTCCTTATAGTTTTGATAATACGTTGGTGTCTCAAGAAGTTTTTCCTGAAGGAAAATTAGATGCCGATTTACAACAAGTAGATTTACGAAAAACCAACAGTTGGAGATTAAAGCTTGGTGAAATTGAAACCACAGAAATGATTGAGGTTCAACTCGTAAATTCTGTAGCACCATTTGTATTGTGTAATCGCTTGTCTGAAGTGATGAAAAAAGACCACACCGGACAAAAGCACATCATTAATGTATCTGCCATGGAAGGAAAGTTCCACTCGTTTTTTAAGGAAGACCGTCATCCGCATACCAACATGGCAAAAGCCGCTTTAAATATGTTAACGCATACAGCAGCAGGTAGTTTAGCAAAAGAAGGAATTTATATGAATGCCGTTGATACTGGTTGGGTTACCGACGAAGATCCTGCAGAATTAGCAAAACGCAAACAAGACTTACACGATTTCCAACCACCTTTAGATATCGTCGATGGTGCTGCGCGTGTTATGGATCCATTATTTGATGGAATTAATACGGGTAAACATTGGTCTGGTAAATTTTTGAAGGATTACCGACCTATTAGTTGGTAG
- a CDS encoding KTSC domain-containing protein, giving the protein MKRISQYKKLFSIEDSINLKDLKKTYRNLVKEWHPDKFQDGDAGQEEAELKSVEIIDGYHFLVSIAPETKAANLEEYTDTITNSTILDFQHKGLLLEITFQDGATYEYFGVPKGVFIKFLNSDKQMRFARRSIFNSYTYRKSKKELQDA; this is encoded by the coding sequence ATGAAACGCATTAGTCAATACAAAAAGCTTTTTTCTATAGAAGATTCAATTAATCTTAAAGATTTAAAAAAGACCTATAGAAACTTAGTAAAAGAATGGCATCCAGATAAATTTCAAGATGGAGATGCTGGACAAGAAGAAGCAGAATTAAAGAGTGTTGAAATCATTGATGGTTATCATTTTTTAGTGAGTATTGCTCCAGAAACAAAAGCGGCTAACCTTGAAGAGTACACTGATACTATAACGAATTCTACGATTTTAGATTTTCAACATAAAGGATTGCTTTTAGAAATTACATTTCAAGATGGTGCAACTTATGAGTATTTTGGAGTGCCTAAAGGTGTATTTATCAAATTTTTAAATTCAGATAAACAAATGCGTTTTGCAAGACGAAGCATCTTTAATTCGTATACGTATAGAAAGTCGAAGAAAGAACTTCAAGACGCATAA
- a CDS encoding DEAD/DEAH box helicase, giving the protein MSQTNQAVQEKKTDKELYDYQQGAISQIFEKFDSERDDYHLLYQLPTGGGKTVIFSEMVRQYLKNHNKKVLIMTHRVELCNQTSKMLDGFGVTNKVINSKANLDDQADYSCFVAMVETLNNRLNEDLLDISDVGLVIIDEAHYNSFTKLFKFFEKSFILGVTATPLSSNKELPMKDNYDELITGETIESLIENEFLARAETYAYDMGLTSLEVGSNGDYTVKSSEDLYSSPAMLQKLVDAYKKHSLGKKALIFNNGINTSISVYYAFKEADLPIMHLDNTATKKQRKQILQWFHETPDAILTSVSILTTGFDEPTIDTIILNRATKSLTLYYQMIGRGSRILNNKSKFTTIDLGNNLYRFGPWGADLDWQLIFKSPNWYADRIKDDDAIESTFKHDLSDEVKEEFSKSEETYFDIKQTYKDAVDSGESSKVVLERSIEQHAKICIENSEDVYDALALAKLLKDDINQRIETYAKCISRSTYNFLKWLKDDYQKKLNSYLRTNFDEKFEEIHGFPPED; this is encoded by the coding sequence ATGTCTCAAACAAATCAAGCTGTTCAAGAAAAAAAAACCGATAAAGAATTATATGACTACCAACAAGGTGCCATAAGTCAGATTTTCGAAAAGTTTGATTCGGAACGCGACGATTATCACTTATTATATCAGTTACCAACAGGTGGTGGAAAAACGGTTATCTTCTCAGAAATGGTGCGTCAGTACTTGAAAAACCATAATAAAAAGGTTTTAATAATGACACACAGAGTGGAGCTTTGTAACCAAACGTCTAAAATGCTAGATGGGTTTGGTGTGACCAATAAAGTGATTAATAGTAAGGCAAATTTAGATGATCAAGCAGACTATTCTTGTTTTGTTGCCATGGTTGAAACTCTAAATAATCGATTAAATGAAGATTTATTAGATATTTCAGATGTTGGTTTGGTAATTATTGATGAAGCGCATTATAATTCATTTACTAAGCTTTTTAAGTTTTTCGAGAAATCTTTTATTCTTGGAGTAACAGCAACACCTTTAAGTTCTAATAAAGAGTTACCAATGAAGGATAACTACGACGAACTTATTACCGGTGAAACCATTGAGAGCCTTATTGAAAATGAGTTTTTAGCACGAGCAGAAACGTATGCTTATGACATGGGTTTAACGTCTTTAGAAGTCGGTTCTAATGGTGATTATACCGTAAAATCGTCTGAAGATTTATATTCTAGTCCAGCAATGCTTCAAAAATTAGTAGATGCATACAAAAAGCATTCACTAGGGAAAAAGGCTTTGATCTTTAATAATGGTATTAATACATCAATCAGTGTGTATTATGCTTTTAAGGAAGCAGATTTGCCAATTATGCACTTAGATAATACGGCAACAAAGAAACAACGAAAGCAGATTTTACAGTGGTTTCATGAAACTCCAGATGCTATTTTAACGTCTGTAAGTATCTTAACGACTGGTTTTGATGAACCAACCATTGATACCATTATATTAAATAGAGCAACAAAATCTTTAACCTTATATTACCAAATGATTGGTCGTGGGTCTCGTATTTTGAATAATAAATCGAAATTTACAACCATTGATTTAGGAAACAATTTATATAGATTTGGACCTTGGGGAGCCGATTTAGACTGGCAATTAATCTTTAAGTCTCCAAATTGGTATGCGGACAGAATAAAGGATGATGATGCTATTGAATCTACTTTTAAACACGATTTATCAGATGAAGTTAAAGAAGAATTCTCTAAGTCTGAAGAAACCTATTTTGACATTAAGCAAACTTACAAAGATGCTGTAGATAGTGGAGAATCTTCAAAAGTGGTATTAGAACGTTCTATAGAACAGCATGCCAAAATTTGTATAGAAAATAGCGAAGATGTTTATGATGCATTAGCCTTAGCTAAATTGTTAAAAGACGATATCAATCAACGTATTGAAACGTATGCAAAATGTATTAGTAGAAGTACTTATAATTTCTTAAAATGGTTAAAAGATGATTATCAGAAAAAATTAAATTCGTATTTACGAACTAATTTTGATGAGAAATTTGAGGAAATTCACGGGTTTCCGCCTGAAGATTAA
- a CDS encoding M23 family metallopeptidase, producing the protein MKYIFISIAFLCGSLLGFTQNDSLPNSLKIELQTYKINRGTIIKTVEIPLITKKAIEIDIKADHWDNTLYNPYVDTVQQFPLELNFTDSTYASPVPHTKVVTSRYGWRRGRPHNGIDIDLVTGDTVVTILDGIVRIAKYVNGFGNTVVVRHYNGLESTYAHLSHIGVTANDTIAKGQYLGKGGNTGNSRGSHLHLELSYKGEHIHPEYLFDFSSKNAIRSEQVWVTQQWTHARYHNSRQVSKVKVIKSAEEAALASLAKQPKLYVVQKGDTLYAISRRNNMSISRLCTTNAIKQSSPLKIGQKLLLEF; encoded by the coding sequence ATGAAATACATTTTTATTAGTATTGCTTTTTTGTGTGGTTCATTATTAGGATTCACTCAAAATGATTCGCTTCCCAATTCTTTAAAAATTGAATTACAAACCTATAAAATCAACAGAGGTACTATTATTAAAACTGTTGAGATTCCACTGATAACAAAAAAAGCTATAGAAATAGATATTAAAGCCGATCATTGGGATAACACATTATATAATCCATACGTTGATACGGTTCAACAATTTCCATTAGAATTAAATTTTACAGACAGCACTTATGCGTCACCTGTTCCACATACTAAAGTGGTTACATCGCGTTATGGATGGCGAAGAGGCAGACCTCATAACGGTATTGATATTGATTTAGTTACTGGTGATACTGTCGTTACGATACTAGACGGTATTGTGCGTATCGCAAAATATGTAAATGGGTTTGGGAATACGGTTGTTGTGCGTCATTACAATGGTTTAGAATCTACGTACGCCCATTTATCACATATCGGAGTTACCGCAAATGACACCATCGCAAAAGGGCAATATTTAGGTAAAGGAGGCAATACTGGAAATTCTAGAGGTAGTCATCTTCATTTAGAATTGAGTTATAAAGGAGAACATATTCACCCAGAATATCTTTTCGATTTTTCATCTAAAAATGCTATCAGATCCGAGCAAGTTTGGGTAACACAACAATGGACACATGCTAGGTATCACAACTCAAGACAAGTCAGTAAAGTTAAGGTGATTAAATCCGCTGAGGAAGCGGCTTTAGCAAGTTTAGCCAAGCAACCTAAACTATATGTGGTACAAAAAGGAGATACGCTTTACGCCATATCGCGACGTAATAATATGTCTATTTCAAGACTTTGCACAACCAATGCGATTAAACAATCGTCTCCATTAAAAATTGGTCAAAAATTACTTTTAGAGTTTTAA
- a CDS encoding type IA DNA topoisomerase: MKVCIAEKPSVAREIASVLGATTKRDGYYEGNGYAVTYTFGHLCTLFEPADYKPYWKSWDLNNLPMLPEKFEVKVANNDGIKKQFKIVKSLFDKADVVINCGDAGQEGELIQRWVINKANYKGEVQRLWISSLTTEAIKEGFKNLKPSKNYDNLYYAGFSRSIGDWLLGINATRLYTVKHGGYKQVLSVGRVQTPTLAMLVNRFKEIENFVPQPYWELQTLYRDTLFSYEEGRFLKMEDGEILAKKVKEHDFEIVSITKKKGTEYAPKLFDLTGLQVYCNTKFGFSADDTLKIAQKLYEKKAVTYPRVDTTFLPNDVYPKVKDILSKLTDYSSLTTPILSKKIKKSARVFNDKKVTDHHAIIPTGMQTHLQYNEQQVYDIIVKRFIAVFYDDCKVSNTTVIGKAADVNFKTTGKEILSKGWRVVFEKKDNSTTTNSSKDNLLPTFVKGEKGPHEPSFLEKQTKAPNYYTEATLLRAMETAGKQVEDDELRDLMKENGIGRPSTRANIIETLFRRKYIKRNKKQILPTVTGIQLIDTIQNELLKSAELTGTWEKQLKDIEKGDYTASAFIRGMKRMVDALVYEVRSEKVQTRISAVNNKPAGNSKSKPKAKSKTQTKALVGSACPKCKTGSLVKGKSAYGCSLYGKSCDFTLPFSLGGKKISEKQYIRLITKGSTVNLKGFNVKGNLQEGLLRFNENFKLKFEPKQTIKKPTLKAGDACPKCKTGQVLKGKTAFGCSNYKSGCDFRVGF; the protein is encoded by the coding sequence TTGAAAGTCTGTATTGCCGAAAAACCCAGTGTTGCTAGAGAAATTGCCTCTGTATTAGGAGCTACCACCAAGCGTGATGGCTACTATGAAGGCAATGGTTATGCGGTAACTTACACATTTGGACATCTTTGTACTTTATTTGAACCTGCTGATTATAAACCGTATTGGAAAAGTTGGGATTTAAACAACTTACCTATGCTTCCGGAAAAATTTGAAGTTAAGGTGGCTAATAATGATGGAATTAAGAAGCAATTCAAGATTGTTAAAAGTTTGTTTGATAAAGCAGATGTTGTCATTAACTGTGGTGATGCTGGCCAAGAAGGAGAGTTGATTCAACGTTGGGTGATTAACAAAGCGAATTATAAAGGCGAAGTGCAACGCTTATGGATTTCGTCTTTAACGACTGAAGCGATAAAAGAAGGCTTCAAGAATTTAAAACCTTCCAAAAATTACGATAATCTTTATTACGCTGGCTTTTCGCGCTCTATTGGTGATTGGCTTTTAGGAATTAATGCCACACGATTATATACGGTTAAACATGGTGGCTACAAACAGGTATTATCTGTAGGACGTGTTCAAACTCCTACCCTTGCCATGCTTGTAAATCGTTTTAAAGAAATTGAAAACTTTGTACCACAGCCTTATTGGGAATTACAAACCCTTTATAGAGATACACTTTTTAGTTATGAAGAAGGTCGTTTTCTCAAAATGGAAGATGGAGAGATTTTAGCAAAAAAAGTAAAAGAACACGACTTTGAAATCGTTTCTATTACTAAAAAGAAAGGAACGGAGTATGCACCAAAATTATTCGATTTAACAGGATTGCAAGTTTACTGTAACACGAAATTTGGATTTTCAGCAGATGACACCCTTAAAATAGCACAGAAATTATACGAGAAAAAAGCAGTGACTTACCCAAGAGTAGATACCACATTTTTACCAAATGATGTCTACCCAAAAGTAAAAGACATCTTATCTAAATTAACTGATTATTCGAGTCTTACGACACCTATTTTAAGTAAAAAGATTAAGAAGTCAGCGCGAGTTTTTAACGATAAAAAAGTAACCGATCACCATGCCATCATTCCAACCGGAATGCAAACACACTTGCAATACAATGAGCAGCAAGTTTATGATATTATTGTAAAACGTTTTATTGCTGTTTTTTATGATGATTGTAAAGTGTCGAATACCACAGTCATTGGAAAAGCGGCAGATGTAAATTTTAAAACGACAGGAAAGGAAATTTTATCTAAAGGTTGGAGAGTGGTTTTTGAGAAGAAAGACAATTCGACAACAACGAATTCTTCAAAAGATAATTTATTACCAACTTTTGTAAAAGGAGAAAAAGGACCACACGAACCATCGTTTTTAGAAAAACAGACAAAAGCACCAAATTATTATACGGAAGCGACTCTTTTACGTGCCATGGAGACAGCAGGTAAACAAGTTGAAGATGATGAATTAAGAGATTTAATGAAGGAGAATGGTATTGGTCGTCCGTCTACACGTGCCAATATTATTGAAACATTGTTTAGACGTAAATACATCAAACGAAACAAAAAACAGATCTTACCTACGGTTACAGGTATTCAACTGATTGATACCATACAGAATGAACTCTTAAAATCTGCGGAACTCACTGGTACTTGGGAAAAGCAATTAAAAGATATTGAAAAAGGAGATTACACAGCAAGTGCTTTTATAAGGGGTATGAAACGCATGGTTGATGCTTTAGTTTACGAAGTACGTAGTGAAAAGGTACAAACCCGAATCTCGGCAGTAAATAACAAACCTGCCGGAAACTCTAAATCCAAACCAAAAGCGAAGTCGAAAACACAAACCAAAGCTTTAGTTGGAAGTGCTTGTCCTAAATGTAAAACGGGTTCACTTGTAAAAGGTAAATCGGCTTATGGTTGTAGTCTTTATGGTAAATCCTGTGATTTCACCTTACCGTTTAGTTTAGGCGGAAAGAAAATATCTGAAAAGCAATATATTAGATTAATAACCAAAGGTTCTACAGTCAATTTAAAAGGCTTTAACGTAAAAGGGAATTTACAGGAAGGTTTGCTGCGTTTTAATGAGAACTTTAAACTGAAATTTGAGCCTAAGCAAACCATTAAAAAGCCAACACTTAAGGCTGGAGATGCATGTCCTAAGTGTAAAACAGGACAAGTTTTAAAAGGCAAAACGGCTTTTGGCTGTAGTAATTATAAGAGTGGTTGTGATTTTAGGGTTGGGTTTTAA
- a CDS encoding GyrI-like domain-containing protein, translating to MNPKIKTCSEIKVIGLSSNIKMNEQHKIIALWKQFMPKKHEIENLVSEELIAMQIFSLEQNGDPKEDFEIWACAEVTDFKSIPQNMKSYTIPAGTYALFPQKGMDASLTYQKIMTKWLPASSYVIDNRPHFQVMGEKYKNGSSDSEEDFYVPVKARL from the coding sequence ATGAATCCTAAAATAAAAACTTGTTCTGAAATAAAAGTGATTGGATTATCTTCCAATATTAAAATGAACGAACAGCATAAAATCATAGCACTTTGGAAACAGTTTATGCCAAAAAAACACGAAATAGAAAATTTGGTGTCTGAAGAATTAATAGCCATGCAAATCTTTAGTTTAGAGCAAAATGGAGACCCTAAAGAAGATTTTGAAATTTGGGCATGTGCGGAAGTAACAGATTTTAAATCCATACCCCAAAACATGAAAAGTTATACCATTCCTGCTGGTACATATGCTTTATTTCCACAAAAAGGCATGGATGCAAGTCTAACGTATCAAAAAATCATGACCAAATGGTTACCAGCATCAAGTTATGTTATAGATAATAGACCGCATTTTCAAGTGATGGGAGAAAAGTATAAAAATGGCAGTTCGGATTCTGAAGAGGATTTTTATGTGCCGGTAAAAGCGAGATTATGA
- a CDS encoding fasciclin domain-containing protein, with protein sequence MKTKTFISTLTLTVALLFGTSTMAQSKMAKDTKMVGGAEMYPTKDIITNAVNSKDHTTLVAAVKAADLVETLQGDGPFTVFAPTNTAFEKLPEGTVATLLKPENKGKLQSVLTYHVIAGKFSGKDIMKAIKKGGGKATFKTVNGAMITAMMDGKSLILKDESDNKSMVTITDVNQSNGVIHVVDTVVLPGM encoded by the coding sequence ATGAAAACGAAAACATTTATTTCCACATTAACATTGACAGTTGCATTATTATTTGGAACGTCTACAATGGCTCAAAGTAAAATGGCAAAGGATACAAAAATGGTTGGTGGTGCAGAAATGTATCCTACTAAAGATATCATAACCAATGCCGTAAATTCTAAAGATCATACCACCTTAGTTGCGGCAGTAAAAGCTGCAGACTTAGTAGAAACTTTACAAGGAGATGGTCCTTTTACAGTATTTGCTCCAACTAATACAGCATTTGAAAAGCTACCAGAAGGAACAGTTGCTACATTATTGAAGCCCGAAAACAAAGGAAAACTGCAATCGGTATTAACCTACCACGTCATTGCAGGGAAGTTTAGTGGTAAAGACATTATGAAAGCCATTAAAAAAGGTGGTGGGAAAGCGACGTTTAAAACCGTAAACGGAGCTATGATCACAGCAATGATGGATGGAAAAAGTCTCATATTAAAAGATGAATCGGACAATAAATCTATGGTAACTATAACCGATGTAAATCAATCTAATGGTGTTATTCATGTTGTTGATACTGTTGTATTGCCAGGCATGTAA